The Mytilus galloprovincialis chromosome 2, xbMytGall1.hap1.1, whole genome shotgun sequence genome has a window encoding:
- the LOC143064311 gene encoding sialin-like isoform X1 encodes MSEKSTKSPERDMRDVGSPKARLLKNQRSRHDSVASRTRHDSVLSGRSIGSGSLHRRLSYRRQSSLGLPHCDSFKSMILEEKKEIEVAKEGVEEHYARRIPWWTSKRLCLSIVCFCGFFCLYAQRVNLSIAIVCMVKHGHSTNNGQTLDNSSSIYNISSNFTSNGTIYTHSEDETSTVIIRSTIKQCPVALSTSTLKGEFVWDKQLQGVILGAFFWGYTFLQIPGGWLAERFGPRLIISIGMLLVSTLTLLTPICARISPYLLTVCRVFIGVGEATMYPGAQVLWAKWSPPEERSRLVGFSFGGCQLGNALAFPIGSLLCAYGFDGGWPSIYYVLGAVSFVWCIVWIVFVRDSPEEMPGITDIEKKYILHSLGDDEDPDDQHHHKHTAKPWKSILTSGAMWAILIANACGNYGAYMLLTQMPTYMKEVLKFDIKSNGVFSMIPYLLFWVFIIIAGIFADFFIAREILSIGATRKLCCSIGMFVPAIFLVILGYMDCFKQTEAVVLLTLSMAFCGFQFSSFFINHGDIAPKFAGTLFGITNMGASVPGIIAPYVVGAITQNKKPKEWRIAFYIAAVVYCVGAVAYIILAKGEVQEWADINHKQGQKTELHEIQEEDQEHDEKSNNKV; translated from the exons ATGtctgaaaaatcaacaaaatcacCAGAACGAGATATGAGAGATGTAGGATCTCCCAAAGCTAGATTACTAAAGAACCAACGAAGTCGTCATGATTCAGTTGCCAGTAGAACTCGTCATGATTCTGTTCTCAGCGGTCGGAGTATCGGGAGCGGGAGTCTCCATCGTCGGTTGTCATACAGACGACAGTCGAGTCTTGGTCTACCTCACTGTGACTCTTTTAAGTCCATGATACttgaagaaaagaaagaaatagagGTAGCAAAGGAAGGAG TCGAGGAACACTATGCCAGAAGGA TTCCATGGTGGACATCTAAACGTTTATGTTTATCTATAGTATGTTTTTGTGGATTTTTCTGTCTTTATGCTCAACGGGTAAATCTCAGTATAGCCATTGTTTGTATGGTAAAACATGGACATTCTACGAACAATGGCCAAACACTCGATAATAGTTCATCTATATACAATATAAGTTCTAACTTTACTTCTAATGGAACTATATATACACATTCCGAGGACGAAACAAGTACAGTGATCATTAGAAGTACAATAAAACAGTGCCCAGTGGCACTGTCAACATCAACTCTG AAGGGAGAATTTGTTTGGGACAAACAACTGCAAGGTGTGATACTTGGTGCATTTTTCTGGGGTTACACCTTTCTACAGATTCCCGGAGGATGGTTGGCAGAAAGATTTGGACCTCGACTTATTATTTCAATAGGAATGCTACTAGTATCGACACTAACACTACTTACACCAATCTGTGCCAGAATAAGTCCATATCTTCTAACTGTTTGTAGAGTATTTATTGGTGTGGGCGAA GCAACTATGTATCCCGGGGCACAGGTTCTGTGGGCAAAATGGTCTCCTCCGGAAGAAAGAAGTAGATTAGTTGGATTTTCATTTGGAG GATGCCAGCTTGGAAATGCCCTAGCTTTCCCTATTGGTAGTTTATTGTGTGCCTACGGCTTTGATGGTGGATGGCCTTCGATATATTATGTTTTAG GTGCTGTATCATTTGTATGGTGTATTGTATGGATAGTTTTTGTTCGAGATTCACCTGAGGAAATGCCAGGTATAACAGAtatagaaaagaaatatatattgcATTCCCTTGGCGACGACGAAGATCCTGATGATCAGCATCATCATAAG CATACAGCGAAACCTTGGAAAAGCATTTTGACGTCTGGTGCTATGTGGGCAATACTTATAGCTAATGCGTGTGGTAACTATGGTGCTTATATGTTGTTGACGCAAATGCCTACATATATGAAAGAAGTTTTAAAGTTTGATATTAAGTCG AACGGAGTGTTTTCTATGATACCATACTTGTTATTTTGGGTTTTTATTATAATTGCTGGAATTTTCGCCGATTTCTTCATAGCTAGAGAGATACTTTCCATTGGTGCTACACGTAAATTGTGTTGTTCAATAG GTATGTTTGTTCCCGCCATTTTTCTTGTAATACTAGGATATATGGACTGTTTTAAACAAACAGAAGCGGTGGTACTCCTCACATTGTCCATGGCGTTTTGTGGTTTTCAATTTAGTTCTTTCTTCATTAATCACGGTGATATTGCACCAAAGTTTGCAGGAACGTTATTTGGAATCACCAATATGGGAGCTAGTGTACCGGGGATTATTGCACCTTATGTTGTTGGTGCAATCACTCAAAAT AAAAAACCAAAGGAATGGCGGATAGCATTTTACATAGCCGCTGTCGTGTATTGTGTTGGGGCTGTTGCTTACATTATTTTGGCTAAAGGTGAGGTACAGGAATGGGCGGATATAAATCACAAACAAGGACAAAAAACAGAACTTCACGAAATACAAGAAGAAGATCAAGAGCATGatgaaaaatcaaataataaggTGTAG
- the LOC143064311 gene encoding sialin-like isoform X2, producing the protein MSEKSTKSPERDMRDVGSPKARLLKNQRSRHDSVASRTRHDSVLSGRSIGSGSLHRRLSYRRQSSLGLPHCDSFKSMILEEKKEIEVAKEGVPWWTSKRLCLSIVCFCGFFCLYAQRVNLSIAIVCMVKHGHSTNNGQTLDNSSSIYNISSNFTSNGTIYTHSEDETSTVIIRSTIKQCPVALSTSTLKGEFVWDKQLQGVILGAFFWGYTFLQIPGGWLAERFGPRLIISIGMLLVSTLTLLTPICARISPYLLTVCRVFIGVGEATMYPGAQVLWAKWSPPEERSRLVGFSFGGCQLGNALAFPIGSLLCAYGFDGGWPSIYYVLGAVSFVWCIVWIVFVRDSPEEMPGITDIEKKYILHSLGDDEDPDDQHHHKHTAKPWKSILTSGAMWAILIANACGNYGAYMLLTQMPTYMKEVLKFDIKSNGVFSMIPYLLFWVFIIIAGIFADFFIAREILSIGATRKLCCSIGMFVPAIFLVILGYMDCFKQTEAVVLLTLSMAFCGFQFSSFFINHGDIAPKFAGTLFGITNMGASVPGIIAPYVVGAITQNKKPKEWRIAFYIAAVVYCVGAVAYIILAKGEVQEWADINHKQGQKTELHEIQEEDQEHDEKSNNKV; encoded by the exons ATGtctgaaaaatcaacaaaatcacCAGAACGAGATATGAGAGATGTAGGATCTCCCAAAGCTAGATTACTAAAGAACCAACGAAGTCGTCATGATTCAGTTGCCAGTAGAACTCGTCATGATTCTGTTCTCAGCGGTCGGAGTATCGGGAGCGGGAGTCTCCATCGTCGGTTGTCATACAGACGACAGTCGAGTCTTGGTCTACCTCACTGTGACTCTTTTAAGTCCATGATACttgaagaaaagaaagaaatagagGTAGCAAAGGAAGGAG TTCCATGGTGGACATCTAAACGTTTATGTTTATCTATAGTATGTTTTTGTGGATTTTTCTGTCTTTATGCTCAACGGGTAAATCTCAGTATAGCCATTGTTTGTATGGTAAAACATGGACATTCTACGAACAATGGCCAAACACTCGATAATAGTTCATCTATATACAATATAAGTTCTAACTTTACTTCTAATGGAACTATATATACACATTCCGAGGACGAAACAAGTACAGTGATCATTAGAAGTACAATAAAACAGTGCCCAGTGGCACTGTCAACATCAACTCTG AAGGGAGAATTTGTTTGGGACAAACAACTGCAAGGTGTGATACTTGGTGCATTTTTCTGGGGTTACACCTTTCTACAGATTCCCGGAGGATGGTTGGCAGAAAGATTTGGACCTCGACTTATTATTTCAATAGGAATGCTACTAGTATCGACACTAACACTACTTACACCAATCTGTGCCAGAATAAGTCCATATCTTCTAACTGTTTGTAGAGTATTTATTGGTGTGGGCGAA GCAACTATGTATCCCGGGGCACAGGTTCTGTGGGCAAAATGGTCTCCTCCGGAAGAAAGAAGTAGATTAGTTGGATTTTCATTTGGAG GATGCCAGCTTGGAAATGCCCTAGCTTTCCCTATTGGTAGTTTATTGTGTGCCTACGGCTTTGATGGTGGATGGCCTTCGATATATTATGTTTTAG GTGCTGTATCATTTGTATGGTGTATTGTATGGATAGTTTTTGTTCGAGATTCACCTGAGGAAATGCCAGGTATAACAGAtatagaaaagaaatatatattgcATTCCCTTGGCGACGACGAAGATCCTGATGATCAGCATCATCATAAG CATACAGCGAAACCTTGGAAAAGCATTTTGACGTCTGGTGCTATGTGGGCAATACTTATAGCTAATGCGTGTGGTAACTATGGTGCTTATATGTTGTTGACGCAAATGCCTACATATATGAAAGAAGTTTTAAAGTTTGATATTAAGTCG AACGGAGTGTTTTCTATGATACCATACTTGTTATTTTGGGTTTTTATTATAATTGCTGGAATTTTCGCCGATTTCTTCATAGCTAGAGAGATACTTTCCATTGGTGCTACACGTAAATTGTGTTGTTCAATAG GTATGTTTGTTCCCGCCATTTTTCTTGTAATACTAGGATATATGGACTGTTTTAAACAAACAGAAGCGGTGGTACTCCTCACATTGTCCATGGCGTTTTGTGGTTTTCAATTTAGTTCTTTCTTCATTAATCACGGTGATATTGCACCAAAGTTTGCAGGAACGTTATTTGGAATCACCAATATGGGAGCTAGTGTACCGGGGATTATTGCACCTTATGTTGTTGGTGCAATCACTCAAAAT AAAAAACCAAAGGAATGGCGGATAGCATTTTACATAGCCGCTGTCGTGTATTGTGTTGGGGCTGTTGCTTACATTATTTTGGCTAAAGGTGAGGTACAGGAATGGGCGGATATAAATCACAAACAAGGACAAAAAACAGAACTTCACGAAATACAAGAAGAAGATCAAGAGCATGatgaaaaatcaaataataaggTGTAG